In the Kribbella sp. NBC_00482 genome, one interval contains:
- a CDS encoding PIN-like domain-containing protein gives MHDDSATDGVAPLLRRFAAWIDPGVTSNEESKRSYYADAVIVPDANVLLNLYQYTPATRGDLLAALESISARLWLPHQVGLEFVRGRAGVIKRRNEALSKAPGEISRAFDAAWKQIDTALNRVKSLIVSYSDPYGLDEIEDLVSRPLFEEASAPWKSALIAHAKKIRDEHDIDPDALAGDTDELLKTIAGLFSDRIGSPVDEAILRSRVEHAIHFRYPNEIPPGFSDHGKGSELLAAGDFLVWEEMVEHGQTLPRGTKTIFVSGDTKEDWYQPADLGQKRRPWPYLIDEFRLRTGGEILIVETSQFYADIKEYLGADIATSSIEEANRSVAWPEDGIFLPPGVLAELDPPDALMAAAYLSVPQAGKAVMRRDTDRSFRWWLIGVTRDLGLRERHDDEPRFDLQAFLRAGSADRPQDWVLAGSVLKVGEFPYLTMFVAPWFVSVLERCSNVDRKIFLSLAHQHGRMTGFDSAEPPVSP, from the coding sequence ATGCACGACGACAGTGCGACAGATGGTGTGGCGCCGCTCTTGCGTCGGTTTGCTGCATGGATCGATCCTGGCGTGACCTCGAACGAAGAGAGCAAGCGATCCTATTATGCCGATGCAGTAATCGTTCCTGATGCCAATGTGCTTCTAAACCTCTATCAGTATACTCCGGCCACGCGTGGTGACCTGCTTGCAGCGCTTGAGTCCATCTCGGCGAGGCTATGGCTCCCGCATCAGGTGGGCCTCGAGTTCGTGCGGGGCAGAGCCGGCGTGATCAAGCGGCGAAACGAGGCGCTGTCCAAGGCACCTGGTGAGATCAGCCGGGCCTTCGATGCAGCCTGGAAGCAAATCGATACCGCGCTGAATCGGGTAAAATCCTTGATTGTCAGCTACTCCGACCCGTATGGCCTCGATGAAATCGAGGACTTAGTTAGTCGACCGCTGTTCGAAGAGGCCAGTGCTCCGTGGAAATCTGCGTTGATAGCGCATGCCAAGAAGATCAGAGATGAGCACGATATAGACCCGGATGCACTCGCGGGCGACACTGATGAGCTATTGAAAACCATCGCTGGTCTATTCTCTGACCGAATCGGCAGTCCGGTTGACGAAGCAATTCTGCGGAGTAGGGTGGAGCATGCTATTCATTTCCGCTATCCGAATGAGATTCCGCCTGGATTCTCAGATCATGGCAAAGGAAGCGAACTCCTTGCGGCTGGAGATTTCCTTGTCTGGGAGGAAATGGTTGAGCACGGGCAGACACTGCCGCGTGGCACCAAGACGATCTTTGTGTCAGGCGACACGAAGGAAGACTGGTACCAACCGGCGGACCTTGGCCAGAAGCGGCGGCCGTGGCCGTACCTAATTGATGAGTTTCGGCTGCGGACTGGTGGTGAGATCCTTATAGTTGAAACCTCGCAGTTCTACGCCGATATTAAAGAATATCTTGGTGCAGACATTGCTACGAGCTCTATCGAGGAGGCGAATCGGTCAGTAGCGTGGCCCGAAGATGGCATCTTCTTGCCGCCCGGAGTTCTTGCGGAGCTCGATCCTCCGGATGCCCTGATGGCTGCCGCATACCTGTCTGTGCCACAGGCGGGTAAAGCCGTCATGCGGCGCGACACTGATCGCTCCTTTCGGTGGTGGCTAATCGGGGTGACCAGAGATCTGGGTCTCCGAGAACGCCACGACGATGAACCGCGCTTCGACCTTCAGGCGTTTCTCCGGGCGGGTTCTGCTGATCGGCCGCAAGACTGGGTCCTGGCTGGGAGCGTACTCAAGGTGGGAGAGTTTCCGTATCTCACAATGTTTGTTGCCCCTTGGTTTGTTTCGGTTCTCGAGCGATGCTCGAATGTAGATCGGAAGATCTTTCTAAGCCTTGCCCATCAGCACGGCCGTATGACCGGGTTCGATTCGGCTGAGCCACCTGTGTCGCCATGA
- a CDS encoding RecB family exonuclease, with translation MALPELTWRPPQPPVVDHVSPSLLATWNKCHLRAGFQLDPATSGLRKMGLRAAVGNVAHAVLERRFGSQEEFAEVWAAESSRAYKRLQREWAPATPPTPQNWPAWALTKHQVARRVVHDRTGDAITTAQARRTASGQPARSPTTEQVDRTPGLPWRERWLEDRVLGLRGRPDLVEHADGVLTVADFKTGRGDMTDDRRDQLLIYAALVQSSLGELPSRAEIRRADGSSQGFGIQSEAIDDVTRRAASARALLNDAAAGRRDLDATPGPGTCPTCPFRLACGPFLQAYQPDWVCGHVVAGRVQGTGLLGAQRYLDLDVLAPRWRPRQLRLIGLAQPRPAHGQLWSVSDFEGASAAGFARWNTLTWSWPE, from the coding sequence ATGGCGCTACCTGAACTGACGTGGCGTCCGCCACAGCCGCCGGTGGTGGACCACGTCAGCCCCAGCCTTCTGGCGACCTGGAATAAATGTCACCTGCGCGCAGGCTTCCAGCTGGATCCAGCGACGAGCGGCCTTCGCAAGATGGGTCTGCGTGCTGCCGTGGGGAACGTTGCGCACGCAGTGCTCGAGCGACGGTTCGGCTCGCAGGAAGAGTTCGCCGAAGTCTGGGCCGCGGAGAGCTCACGAGCGTACAAGCGCCTGCAGCGGGAGTGGGCACCCGCCACGCCGCCGACTCCTCAGAACTGGCCCGCCTGGGCGCTCACAAAGCACCAGGTGGCCAGACGTGTCGTCCACGACCGAACGGGCGATGCGATCACTACCGCGCAGGCACGCAGAACCGCATCCGGACAACCGGCGCGATCCCCGACCACTGAGCAAGTCGACCGGACGCCCGGGCTTCCCTGGCGTGAACGTTGGCTTGAGGACCGCGTGCTCGGACTGAGGGGGAGGCCGGACCTTGTCGAACACGCCGATGGTGTGCTGACCGTGGCCGACTTCAAGACCGGTCGGGGCGACATGACGGACGACCGGAGGGACCAGCTCCTGATATACGCCGCCCTAGTCCAGTCATCGCTCGGCGAGCTGCCCTCGCGTGCCGAGATCCGGCGCGCCGACGGGAGCTCGCAGGGTTTTGGTATCCAGAGCGAGGCCATCGACGACGTTACAAGGCGGGCGGCATCCGCGCGTGCGCTGCTGAATGACGCTGCCGCCGGCCGCCGAGACCTAGACGCCACACCGGGACCGGGCACGTGCCCCACTTGTCCGTTCCGCCTCGCCTGCGGTCCCTTCCTACAGGCGTACCAACCCGATTGGGTTTGCGGTCACGTCGTAGCGGGACGCGTCCAGGGCACCGGGCTGCTTGGCGCCCAGCGCTATCTCGACCTCGACGTCCTGGCACCGCGCTGGCGGCCTCGGCAGCTTCGTCTCATCGGGCTTGCGCAGCCGCGACCGGCGCACGGCCAGCTGTGGAGCGTGAGCGATTTCGAAGGGGCATCAGCGGCCGGCTTCGCCCGCTGGAACACGCTGACGTGGAGCTGGCCTGAATGA
- a CDS encoding DEAD/DEAH box helicase, with the protein MAPTNPTKLARDLRDVFLKYFDTAFWLDNDAVMRERRRLLEAPGALVGDLMIEPVMPYANTHPLADIARRVGIDADVAQLVGEAVFPGAPMPNLRLREHQAESIEHGFRPALSEGRNVIVTSGTGSGKTEAFLLPVLLRVMQEARDWSTQPGADWWWSSASPQWRPMRHGETRDSAIRTLILYPTNALVEDQMTRLRRAVRALRESAPRTPIWFGRYTGSTPGSGRRPRGKRAASEVAAELKGLEHEVAGLRKANADATGQRQQGSAWHQELDLDQFQDPRSGEMLTRWDMIEDPPDIMVTNYSMLNSIMMRQFEDPIFEKTAAWLAKPGSIFTLVVDELHLYRGTQGSEVAMIIRSLLHRLGIAPDSPKLRIIGTSASLNESSRSMDYLEQFFGIDRRSFTICPGRPLDLQAPPPITRDDVEAARRSAADLSRAVALACQDPEEERLRATSVTSLADRLFPHEPDQLELLDGVFSQLALAAPKPDEAQLIPLRAHAFVRMPRGVWACSNPRCHSGEESPSGIGRLFTTPAHNCATCGSRVLELLYCYECGDISLGGFVLQQEGSQVALAPGPVEESQSGKQVFLRSSTEFVWYRPGLVDLGKEWSHSGVKLAFAAASWNPALGLLSMPPDGEPTGVTLSFSGHKTGDRVPALPTRCPTCGYAATQPKAGSFTSGQVNSPVRAHTTGPAAATQLYLSQLVRSLAEGRAGRASIADAKTIVFTDGRDDAARTAAGVARNHYRDLVRQVLRQEVQEAPDPVPRLRDLDMADVTVRGLGLAKVALMSQDLGMSLTPEQEKALHEALAALAGESSVALPQLYGRIRDALVRLGANPGGPNPWNRYLEDQLDGTTPWYRAFAPPVSGAWPELPLTQGQQKLMEDLREAVMEAVFDRARRDLESVQIARMAIHGLPRVEGPLGEAELVQLVGSVVRILGTLSRYEGSRRGGVQTTAVMPAPVARYVGKVAERLGLSADAITTQLQALLATDVGSRAVSGWLLRSSAIDSTLVLLPRGDECWRCRNCNYVHLQASLGVCSNRQCFSIGLHAEPVHDEDSGDYYAWLAHREPRRLSIAELTGQTKPLSAQRDRQRWFKGAFALNESALAEELDALSVTTTMEVGVDIGSLRATMMANMPPQRFNYQQRVGRAGRSGSSFSYAVTVCRSRSHDEYYFQRTDRMTGDIPPQPFLDLERPRIIQRVVAAECLRRAFAALADPPTWTSDSNHGTFGRTTEWPERRKEVAAQLSHEDRVRDVVRRLAAFTLLSEEARSAIVHYVTDELVTRIDSVMEAEAGSTDLELSSALARYGILPMFGFPTRVRNLWNTKVTSREWLQTKVVSDRSLDQAISIFSPGAEVVKDGLVHTVEGFAAYRVEGTIAKAVDPLGTGLSFGRCPKCGRGELEPASASCPACFEMLEMLTLHEPRGFRTDYRARPYTGDGDTALRGSTPILTVKSQPTREQQLPRVDLHLYEQSRLVTVNDNFGRGFRFTPAQDGTVIAEPGSTGAPELTVIGEIRVTDALLITPRRLDIPTSAVALYDQPSGKAAYTSLVEILRRGAQVLLDIDAIELASGINPIRVPLLAADEPDAKAQVAAAVYLADTAENGAGYATELGEPATFEAMLHRIYADVAEQWEDPQHRLVCDLSCPDCLRAYDNSRRHSHLDWRLALDMLEIITGRPLTVTRSLPSDPTEFETAAGALQGAETGALCEVPFIARGDKCVLLAHPLWRLDTDWLTDQQALAHVAAQESFRTVGWDDVRSFRINPLSVWRYLN; encoded by the coding sequence GTGGCGCCTACCAACCCGACGAAGCTCGCTCGCGATCTTCGGGATGTCTTTCTCAAGTACTTCGATACCGCATTCTGGCTCGACAACGACGCTGTGATGCGCGAACGCAGGAGACTGCTCGAGGCTCCCGGTGCGCTGGTCGGCGACCTCATGATCGAGCCGGTGATGCCGTACGCGAATACACACCCGCTCGCGGACATCGCCCGCCGAGTGGGCATCGACGCCGACGTAGCTCAGCTTGTCGGCGAGGCCGTCTTTCCGGGTGCACCTATGCCCAACCTGCGATTGCGGGAGCACCAGGCCGAGTCGATCGAGCACGGCTTCCGGCCCGCGCTGAGCGAGGGACGCAACGTTATCGTCACGTCGGGGACCGGCTCCGGCAAGACGGAGGCATTTCTGCTCCCAGTCCTCCTCAGGGTTATGCAGGAGGCACGTGACTGGTCTACGCAGCCGGGAGCAGACTGGTGGTGGTCCTCCGCGTCTCCGCAATGGCGGCCGATGCGCCACGGCGAGACACGTGACTCTGCTATTCGCACCCTGATCCTCTATCCCACCAACGCGCTGGTCGAGGATCAGATGACCCGACTCCGCCGTGCTGTGCGGGCACTGCGTGAGTCGGCACCGCGCACGCCCATCTGGTTCGGCCGCTATACGGGCAGCACGCCCGGCTCCGGCCGACGGCCCCGGGGGAAGCGGGCGGCGAGCGAAGTAGCGGCGGAACTGAAGGGGCTCGAACATGAGGTTGCGGGTCTGCGGAAGGCGAACGCAGACGCGACCGGCCAGCGTCAGCAGGGCTCCGCCTGGCACCAGGAGCTCGACCTCGACCAGTTCCAGGACCCGCGCTCAGGCGAGATGCTGACACGCTGGGACATGATCGAGGATCCACCGGACATCATGGTCACGAACTACTCGATGCTGAACTCGATCATGATGCGGCAGTTCGAGGATCCAATCTTCGAGAAGACGGCGGCGTGGTTGGCGAAGCCCGGGAGCATCTTCACACTCGTGGTCGACGAGCTTCACCTCTACCGCGGCACCCAGGGCAGCGAGGTCGCAATGATCATCCGCTCGCTCTTACACCGCCTGGGCATCGCACCTGACTCGCCGAAGCTAAGGATCATCGGCACCTCTGCGTCGCTCAACGAGTCGTCCCGCAGCATGGACTACCTCGAACAGTTTTTCGGCATCGACCGGCGAAGCTTCACGATCTGCCCAGGGCGCCCGCTGGACCTACAAGCCCCGCCCCCGATCACGCGGGACGACGTGGAGGCTGCCCGCAGGTCTGCCGCCGATCTGTCGCGCGCGGTAGCGCTCGCCTGCCAGGACCCAGAGGAGGAGCGGCTGCGGGCGACATCAGTCACCAGCCTCGCTGACCGCCTGTTCCCACACGAGCCTGACCAACTGGAACTCCTTGACGGCGTCTTCTCCCAGCTGGCACTCGCGGCACCGAAGCCGGACGAGGCCCAGCTGATCCCGTTGCGCGCACATGCTTTCGTCCGGATGCCGCGCGGTGTCTGGGCCTGTAGTAACCCGCGGTGCCATTCCGGCGAGGAGTCGCCAAGCGGCATCGGCCGACTCTTCACCACTCCCGCGCACAACTGCGCCACATGCGGCAGCAGGGTGCTCGAGCTGCTCTACTGCTACGAGTGCGGTGATATCAGCCTCGGTGGCTTCGTCCTCCAGCAGGAAGGATCGCAGGTCGCCCTCGCCCCGGGGCCGGTGGAGGAGAGCCAGAGCGGCAAGCAGGTCTTCCTACGCTCGTCGACGGAATTCGTGTGGTACCGCCCGGGCCTCGTTGACCTGGGCAAGGAATGGTCTCACAGCGGCGTGAAGCTGGCATTTGCAGCGGCATCTTGGAATCCGGCGCTTGGCTTGCTGTCGATGCCGCCGGATGGCGAGCCTACCGGAGTGACGCTTAGCTTTTCGGGACACAAGACCGGCGACCGAGTGCCGGCGCTGCCGACGCGGTGCCCCACCTGCGGCTACGCTGCCACCCAGCCGAAGGCGGGCTCCTTCACTAGTGGGCAGGTCAACTCGCCGGTGCGTGCACACACCACGGGCCCGGCCGCTGCAACTCAACTCTACTTGTCGCAGCTCGTCCGCTCTCTGGCCGAGGGGCGGGCTGGACGGGCATCGATCGCTGACGCGAAGACGATCGTGTTCACCGACGGCCGGGATGACGCCGCACGCACCGCTGCCGGAGTCGCGCGAAACCACTATCGGGACCTGGTGCGACAGGTTCTGCGCCAGGAGGTCCAGGAAGCGCCGGATCCCGTGCCTCGGCTGAGGGATCTGGACATGGCAGACGTAACCGTCAGAGGGCTTGGGCTAGCCAAGGTCGCGCTGATGAGCCAGGACCTTGGGATGTCGCTGACTCCCGAGCAGGAGAAGGCTCTTCACGAGGCGCTCGCCGCGCTCGCCGGCGAGAGTTCGGTCGCCCTGCCTCAGCTCTACGGCCGCATCCGAGATGCCTTGGTCCGGCTCGGCGCGAACCCTGGAGGGCCGAACCCTTGGAACCGCTACCTGGAGGATCAGCTCGACGGCACGACCCCCTGGTACCGAGCCTTTGCCCCACCCGTCAGCGGTGCTTGGCCAGAGCTGCCGCTGACCCAGGGTCAGCAAAAGCTCATGGAGGATCTACGTGAGGCCGTGATGGAGGCGGTGTTCGACCGTGCTCGTCGTGACCTTGAGTCGGTCCAGATAGCTCGTATGGCCATCCACGGGCTGCCGCGAGTGGAGGGCCCTCTGGGTGAGGCCGAACTGGTCCAGCTCGTGGGATCGGTGGTGCGCATCCTCGGGACGCTCAGCCGATACGAAGGTAGCCGCAGGGGCGGGGTCCAGACGACGGCCGTTATGCCTGCACCTGTCGCGAGGTACGTCGGCAAGGTCGCGGAGCGCCTTGGGCTCTCAGCCGACGCAATCACTACGCAGTTGCAGGCCCTTCTCGCCACCGACGTCGGCAGCAGAGCGGTTAGCGGCTGGCTGTTGCGCTCCTCCGCCATCGACTCGACGCTTGTGCTGCTCCCGCGAGGCGACGAGTGCTGGCGGTGCCGCAACTGCAACTATGTCCACCTGCAAGCCAGCCTTGGCGTATGCAGCAACCGGCAGTGCTTCTCGATCGGACTCCACGCGGAACCCGTACACGACGAGGACTCCGGCGACTACTACGCCTGGCTGGCGCACCGTGAACCTCGCCGTCTGTCGATTGCCGAGCTCACGGGGCAAACCAAGCCGCTGTCGGCGCAGCGAGATCGCCAGCGCTGGTTCAAGGGTGCGTTCGCTCTGAACGAGAGTGCGCTTGCCGAAGAGCTCGATGCCCTGTCGGTGACGACAACTATGGAGGTTGGCGTCGACATCGGTTCCTTGCGCGCGACGATGATGGCGAACATGCCGCCCCAGCGGTTCAACTATCAGCAGCGTGTCGGCAGGGCCGGCCGGTCAGGCAGCAGCTTCAGTTACGCAGTGACGGTGTGCCGGTCGCGCTCGCACGACGAATACTACTTCCAGCGCACCGACCGTATGACCGGTGACATCCCGCCGCAGCCGTTCCTAGATCTTGAGCGGCCGCGGATCATCCAGCGTGTCGTCGCCGCAGAGTGTCTCCGCCGTGCCTTTGCCGCACTCGCAGACCCTCCCACCTGGACCTCGGACAGCAACCACGGCACGTTCGGTAGGACGACCGAGTGGCCCGAGCGACGGAAGGAGGTTGCCGCCCAGCTGAGTCACGAGGACCGGGTGCGAGACGTTGTGCGCCGGCTGGCGGCCTTCACCCTGCTTTCGGAGGAAGCGAGGTCGGCAATTGTGCACTACGTCACCGACGAACTGGTGACCCGCATCGACTCGGTCATGGAAGCGGAGGCGGGCTCGACCGACCTCGAACTCAGCTCGGCCCTGGCCCGATACGGCATCCTGCCGATGTTCGGATTCCCCACCCGCGTCCGGAATCTGTGGAATACGAAGGTCACTAGCCGGGAGTGGCTCCAGACCAAGGTTGTCTCCGATCGGTCGCTCGACCAAGCGATATCCATCTTCTCCCCGGGGGCGGAGGTGGTGAAGGATGGACTCGTGCACACAGTGGAGGGTTTCGCCGCCTACCGTGTCGAGGGCACGATCGCCAAGGCGGTCGACCCCCTCGGCACAGGTCTTTCCTTCGGGCGGTGCCCGAAGTGTGGTCGCGGCGAACTTGAGCCTGCCAGCGCCAGCTGCCCAGCATGCTTCGAGATGCTCGAGATGCTCACCTTGCACGAGCCCCGCGGCTTTCGCACCGATTACAGAGCGAGGCCCTACACAGGCGACGGGGACACCGCGCTCCGCGGTTCCACTCCAATCCTCACGGTAAAGTCTCAGCCCACGCGGGAGCAGCAGTTACCCAGGGTGGACCTTCACCTCTACGAACAAAGCCGACTTGTCACCGTGAACGACAACTTCGGCCGGGGGTTCCGGTTCACGCCTGCGCAGGATGGGACAGTGATTGCCGAGCCTGGCAGCACGGGAGCGCCCGAGCTGACCGTCATCGGCGAGATCCGGGTGACCGACGCACTGCTGATCACGCCACGGAGGCTCGACATCCCGACGTCTGCCGTCGCGCTGTACGATCAGCCGTCCGGCAAGGCCGCATACACGTCACTCGTCGAGATCCTACGGCGCGGCGCCCAGGTCCTCCTCGACATCGATGCAATCGAGCTTGCGTCGGGCATCAATCCGATTCGCGTTCCGTTGCTGGCAGCGGACGAGCCAGACGCTAAGGCGCAGGTAGCCGCGGCGGTGTACCTGGCCGATACTGCCGAGAACGGCGCGGGGTATGCCACGGAGCTCGGCGAGCCGGCGACGTTCGAGGCAATGCTTCACCGGATCTACGCCGATGTGGCGGAGCAGTGGGAAGACCCGCAGCACCGGCTGGTCTGCGATCTCTCCTGCCCAGATTGCCTGCGCGCATATGACAATTCGCGGCGCCACTCGCACCTGGATTGGCGGCTGGCGCTCGACATGCTGGAGATCATCACCGGCAGGCCGCTGACTGTCACGAGGTCACTCCCGTCAGATCCCACCGAGTTCGAGACGGCGGCAGGCGCGCTGCAAGGCGCCGAGACTGGAGCCTTATGCGAAGTCCCGTTCATTGCCCGTGGCGACAAGTGCGTGCTGCTCGCACACCCGCTGTGGCGCCTCGACACTGACTGGCTCACCGACCAGCAGGCACTCGCGCACGTAGCGGCACAGGAGTCGTTCCGCACCGTGGGGTGGGACGACGTCCGCTCCTTCCGCATCAACCCACTATCGGTATGGCGCTACCTGAACTGA
- a CDS encoding very short patch repair endonuclease, with amino-acid sequence MLSDRRRTASYGDTPTTPGRSRNMRAIRRTDTSPETALRSELHRNGYRFRKDLSIYTSSRRVRPDIVFTARKVAVFVDGCFWHCCPEHGRQPSVNSQYWSPKLQRNVERDRLADAALDDDGWSVVRIWEHEALVEAVEKVVSALQDRS; translated from the coding sequence ATGCTGAGTGACCGTCGCCGCACGGCCTCGTACGGCGACACACCGACGACTCCCGGTCGGTCCCGCAACATGCGCGCGATCAGGAGAACCGACACCAGCCCGGAGACGGCGCTCAGGTCCGAGTTGCATCGCAACGGCTACCGCTTCCGTAAGGATCTCAGCATCTACACGTCGAGCCGCCGGGTGCGGCCTGACATCGTCTTCACAGCTCGCAAGGTCGCCGTGTTCGTGGACGGGTGCTTCTGGCATTGCTGTCCTGAGCATGGGCGGCAGCCGTCGGTGAACTCGCAGTACTGGTCACCCAAGCTCCAGCGCAATGTGGAGCGAGATCGCCTTGCCGATGCTGCGTTGGACGACGACGGATGGTCGGTCGTCCGCATCTGGGAGCACGAAGCCCTCGTCGAAGCTGTTGAAAAGGTCGTGAGCGCTCTCCAGGACCGGAGCTAG
- a CDS encoding DNA cytosine methyltransferase — translation MSSLRVVEICAGAGGQALGLELAGFEHALAVELDPMAAETLKLNRPKWDVRVGDVADPEVWDPEQFRDVDLLAGGVPCPPFSIAGKQLGANDERDLFAWAVELCGIMRPRALMLENVRGLSAPRFSAYRQHVLDRLNELGYVADWRLLHASDYGVAQLRPRFVLVALREDDAPYFTWPEASPLGRTVGEELVDLMAANGWKHASHWAGRANKIAPTIVGGSKKHGGADLGPTRAKRAWRDMGVDGLGVADAAPSADTPEDHDPKLTVEMVARLQGWDEKKWHFAGRKTSKYRQIGNAFPPPVARAIGRQIVAALNHEGEPRVHTETVAHDEVYRVLRAAADPLTIAEIFERIDGSLTLEEIELRLKHLMRDFNMQPIDSESGEPTYKLGDFRAFIGQDDHVRHEYLAQMRSKVS, via the coding sequence GTGAGTTCATTGCGAGTAGTAGAGATCTGCGCAGGAGCAGGCGGTCAGGCTCTTGGGCTTGAGCTTGCTGGATTCGAGCATGCGCTGGCTGTGGAGCTTGATCCCATGGCCGCGGAGACCTTGAAGCTGAACCGGCCGAAGTGGGACGTGCGCGTTGGCGACGTTGCCGATCCCGAAGTCTGGGATCCCGAGCAATTCCGCGATGTGGACCTTCTGGCCGGGGGAGTGCCGTGCCCTCCGTTTTCCATCGCAGGCAAGCAACTCGGCGCGAACGACGAGCGTGATCTGTTCGCCTGGGCGGTCGAGCTCTGCGGGATCATGCGGCCGCGCGCTCTGATGCTTGAGAACGTTAGGGGTCTGTCTGCGCCACGCTTCTCGGCGTACCGGCAACACGTTCTCGACCGCTTGAATGAGCTCGGGTACGTCGCTGACTGGCGGCTGCTGCACGCATCTGACTATGGGGTAGCGCAATTACGACCGCGCTTCGTGCTCGTCGCCCTCAGGGAAGACGACGCGCCGTACTTCACATGGCCAGAGGCGTCGCCACTCGGGCGAACTGTTGGCGAAGAACTTGTAGACCTCATGGCTGCGAACGGATGGAAGCACGCCAGCCACTGGGCAGGCCGGGCGAATAAAATCGCTCCCACCATCGTTGGCGGCTCTAAGAAGCATGGCGGAGCCGACCTTGGCCCAACTCGTGCCAAGCGGGCTTGGCGCGACATGGGTGTCGATGGTCTGGGTGTCGCAGACGCGGCGCCGTCGGCGGACACTCCAGAGGATCATGACCCGAAGCTGACCGTCGAGATGGTTGCGCGGCTGCAGGGCTGGGACGAGAAGAAGTGGCATTTCGCCGGGCGCAAGACCTCGAAGTATCGCCAGATCGGGAACGCGTTCCCGCCTCCGGTTGCGAGGGCGATTGGCCGGCAGATCGTCGCTGCCCTCAATCACGAGGGCGAGCCGCGGGTGCACACCGAGACCGTCGCCCACGATGAGGTCTACCGAGTCCTGCGGGCCGCTGCCGACCCGCTGACTATCGCCGAGATCTTCGAGCGCATCGATGGATCGCTAACACTCGAAGAGATCGAGCTCCGCCTCAAGCACCTGATGCGCGACTTCAACATGCAACCCATCGACTCCGAATCCGGCGAGCCGACCTACAAGCTAGGCGACTTCCGGGCCTTCATCGGTCAAGACGATCACGTCCGTCATGAATATCTAGCTCAGATGCGCTCGAAGGTCAGCTAG
- a CDS encoding NaeI family type II restriction endonuclease, with amino-acid sequence MNDVLFPGPPSTPSEPDTERDLVCGAFRDSDPDGKRAAAVIRATYDQLYDGQHTGRFRWDQLFKTEKTHFGTLLEINLRREFDDVIDDPIDSHALDYSVRGIDVDCKFSQSFGGWMIPPECFGHLLLVAWADDVRGTWSLGVVRAIDINRRESVNRDGKTQLSQRGRQQIAWLQFEADLPPNVLLGLDKDTLAKILAPKSGQARVTEMLRQATERRIGRNTIATLAQQDDYMARLRDNGNGARTTLRREGYLIPGGDYEVHRRVARQLGVPVPEPGEVLSVRVVPAAVDEPWTVELDGRRWRRVKDGESPVEPAPRLPDVRKPKKGSAATALPGSDE; translated from the coding sequence GTGAACGACGTCTTGTTTCCGGGCCCGCCATCGACACCATCTGAGCCTGACACTGAACGCGATCTCGTCTGCGGCGCGTTCCGCGACTCTGACCCTGACGGCAAACGAGCCGCAGCGGTGATCCGCGCAACTTACGACCAACTGTACGACGGCCAGCACACCGGTCGCTTCCGGTGGGATCAGCTCTTCAAAACGGAGAAGACACACTTCGGAACACTGCTCGAGATCAACCTTCGCCGAGAGTTCGACGACGTGATCGACGACCCGATCGACAGTCATGCGCTCGACTACTCGGTCCGTGGAATCGATGTGGACTGCAAGTTCTCTCAGAGCTTCGGTGGATGGATGATCCCCCCTGAGTGCTTCGGGCACCTGCTTCTGGTCGCCTGGGCAGACGACGTCCGTGGGACCTGGAGCCTGGGTGTGGTTCGGGCGATAGATATCAACCGGCGTGAGAGTGTCAATCGCGACGGAAAGACTCAACTAAGTCAACGCGGCAGGCAGCAGATCGCTTGGCTGCAGTTCGAGGCCGACTTACCGCCAAATGTCCTTCTTGGCTTGGACAAAGATACGCTTGCCAAGATCCTCGCACCAAAGTCTGGGCAGGCACGAGTTACCGAGATGCTTCGCCAGGCAACGGAGCGACGAATCGGACGGAACACTATCGCTACGCTGGCGCAGCAGGATGACTACATGGCGAGGCTCCGCGACAATGGCAACGGAGCCCGAACTACCCTGCGGAGGGAGGGCTATCTGATTCCCGGAGGCGACTACGAGGTTCACCGTAGGGTTGCACGTCAACTAGGTGTACCTGTGCCAGAACCTGGGGAGGTCCTCAGCGTACGGGTGGTGCCTGCGGCGGTCGACGAGCCCTGGACTGTAGAACTTGATGGGCGCCGATGGCGACGAGTCAAGGACGGTGAGAGTCCGGTCGAGCCGGCCCCACGATTGCCCGATGTCAGGAAGCCAAAGAAGGGCAGCGCTGCCACCGCACTACCTGGATCGGACGAATGA